The region CGGCGCGTCGGCGCCGACGACGAACACCTCACCGGGCTTCTTCATGATCGCGATCTTCCCGCCCTTCGCCGCGAGCACCGCGTCGGAGATCCCCTCCATGAACGGCTTCGCCTTCTTCTTCTCGAGGTCGAAGATCATCAGGGTCGCTTCGGGCCCTGCTTCCTCGAAGAGGCCGGGCTGCTCCGCCATGCCCTTGGGCGGCAAGGCGGCCCAGAAGACCGCCTTCGCGGTCGCGAACATCCCGACGTAGTAGCCGCGGTCCACCGGGAAGGCGACGATGCGGTCGGCGATCCCGTCGAGGTCGATCGCGACGGGCTTCGGAGGTTCGTCCTTCTTGGCTTCGTCCCCCTTCTTCTTGTCCTCGTCCTTCTTCTTGCCCTCCTCTTTCTTCTTCTCGTCGTCCTTGGGGGGCAGCCCCGCGAGCTCCGCGAAGGGGTTCGGCACGTCCCTGCGCAGCGCGACGGCGAAGGGTTTGGTCTGCCGGTAGTCGACGTTGTTCCAGTCGACGTTCCCGACGATCGGGTTCGTGAAGCGGTCGCTGAGGAAGTAGAGGTAGCGGCCGTCCGGGTCCCACGCCGGCGAATGGTCGTTCGTGGTCGCCGTGGTCACGCGCACGACCTTCGCCCCGGTCGTGTCGTAGACGAAGATCGACGCGTAGTCGTTGTCCTCGACCTTGGAGTACGCCAGCCAGCGCCCGTCGGGGCTCCAGGCGTAGCCACGGATCTCGGCCTGGTTCGAGCGATCGACCTTCACCGGAGCGCCGCCCGCGGCCGGGATCACCCACAGGGTCTGCGTGCCGTCGGAGTAGGCGATCCACTTCCCGTCGGGGGACGGGGCCGGAGCGAAGTGCCAGCTCCCCTCGGCCGGCGGCTTGACCGTCTTCGCGTCGCCGCGTCCCCACGCGTCGATCGTGCGAATCTCCTCCTCGCGGGAGGCGTCGGTGACGTACACGATCGACTTCCCGTCGTGGGAGAACGACGCCGCGCGCTCGCGCGCGCCGCTTCCGCGGGTGACGGGGAGGGTGACGCCCTTCTTGACCGGGACCGAGAAGATCTCGCCCCGGGTGACGATCGCCAGGCGCTCGCCGTCGGGGGAGAGGTCCAGCCCGCTCATGAAGCGCACCGCGTCCGAGTACCGGACCCGCGCGAGAACGCGGTCGCTCGGGAGGTCGATCGCGACCTTCGCCTGCTTCCCGGAGGCCGGGTCGAAGACGTGCACGTCGCCGGCGAGGACGAACGCGATGCGCCCGTCGGGGGCCATCGAAGGCGTGCGGACGTCCCACGGCGCGACGTCGGTCTGCCGCTTGCGGTCGGAGCCGTCGGGGAGCATCGACCAGAGGTTCGCGGTCCCCCCCTTGTCGCTGAGGAACCAGACCCGGCCGCCGTGCCACATCGGGAAGGCGTCGGTTCCCTCGAAGTTCGTCACGTTCTTGAAGTCGGCCTTCGACGGATCGCCGACCCAGATGTCGGAGGCGGTGCCGCCGCGATACCGCTTCCAGGTGAAGTTCTCCGTGACCGTGCGCGTGAACGCCCACCTTCCGGTCGAGGGCTCGATCGCGAGCCGCCCCGCCCATCCGAGCGGGAGCTTCGACGCGTCGCCCCCTCCGGCGGGGATCTGGAAGAGCTCCGGGTCGCCGTGGGGCATCTCGCGATTGCTCCGGACGAGAATGAACTTCCCGTCGGGGGTCCAGCCGACGACGAGGTCCGCGGCCGGGTGCCAGGTCAGCCGCCTGGGCTCGCCGCCAGCGATCGGCACGACGAACGCGTCGGCGTTGCCGTCGTAGGCGCCCGTGAACGCGACCCACTTCCCGTCGGGGGAGATGGCGGGGAACGACTCGAACCCCGGGTGCACGGTGAGGCGCCGCGCGACGCCCCCCTTGGCGCTCGCCGTCCAGAGGTCGCCCTCCGCGGCGAAAACGATCGTGTCGCCGTTCAGGACGGGTTGGCGAAGGTAACCCTCCGCCGGAAAAGCGGACGTGGCGAAAAGGAACGCGAGCGCGATCCCAAGTCGGCGCATGAAACCCTCCTCCGAGGCCGGGTACGAAGGAGGGATGTTACGCGCGGGCACCAACCCCGGTTGCCGTTGGACGACTCTTTGTTGCAGGGAGACGGTGTTCTCGGGGGGGCGAGCGCCGTGGAGTCGGGCTTCGAGGGCGGAACCGCCATCGGCTACGATGCGCGCGTGCGCCGCCTGATCCGCTGCCCCTCCTGCAACCGCCAGTACGACGCGACCGCTCGCGCCGCCGGCGACTTCGTCCGCTGCCGTTGCGGGAGCCGCGTCCCGGTCGGCGGAGACCCTCCCCGCGACGCCGCGGTCGTCCGCTGTGCGTCGTGCGGCGCCCCGCGGGAGGGGGCCGCTCCGGCGTGCCGATACTGCGGCTCCGACTTCACCATTCACGAGCAGGACCTCCTGACGATCTGCCCCGCGTGCCTCGCGCGGATCTCGAGCAAGGCGCGGTATTGCCACCACTGCGCCACCGCGATCGCCCCGGAAGAGATCGGCGGGGAGGAGACCGAGCGGCACTGCCCCGCCTGCGGAGACGGGAAGCGCCTGCGTTCCCGCGCGCTCGGCGCCGAGGGGATCTCGGTCCTCGAGTGCGTGCGCTGCGCGGGGTTGTGGCTTTCGACCGAGGCGTTCCAGGCCCTTCGCGACCGGACGCTGCAGGCGACGGATCCGTCCCCCGACCCGGCGACCGTGCGCGCGGAAACGCGGCGCCGGGCGAACCCGACCCCCGCGAAGGGGCGGATGTACCGGAAGTGCCCCGTCTGCGCGGAGCTGATGACCCGGATCAACTACGCGAAGCGAAGCGGGATCCTGCTCGACCGGTGCGCGCTGCACGGGATCTGGTTCGACGCGCAGGAGCTCGAGGCCGCCCTTCGCTGGATTCGCATCGGCGGGGAGCGGCTCGCCAGGGAACGGGACCTCCGCGAGGAGCGGGAGCGGGAATCGCTCCGGCGGTTCCGGGTCGAGCCGAAGGACCCGAACGACCCGCGCGCGGACACGAACGCGTGGGGCGAGGAGCGGCACAACGTCGTGCCCTGGATTCTCGGGAAGCTCTTCGGCTGAGCTAGGTCCCCAGCCGTTTCTCCAGGGCCTGCACCACGGTCTTCACGATCTTGACCCGTGCGTGGAGCTTGTCGTTCGCCTCGACGATCGTCCACGGCGCGTAGACGGTCGACGTCCGCCGCAGCATGTCCGAGACCGCCTCGAGGTACGGCGGCCACTTCGCGCGGTTGCGCCAGTCCTCGTCCACGATCTTGAAGTTCTTGATCGGGGAGGCCTCGCGCTCGCGGAATCGGCGGAGCTGCTCGTCCGGGCCGATGTGCAGCCAGAACTTGACGATCGCGCACCCGGAGTCGTGCAGGGCCTGCTCGAACTCGTTGATCTCCTCGTAGGCCCGACGCCACTCCGCCTCGGAGCAGAACCCTTCGACGCGCTCCACGAGCACGCGCCCGTACCAGCTGCGATCGAAGATCCCGAAGTGCCCCGCCTTGGGGAGCTGGTCCCAGAACCGCCAGAGGTAGTGGCGCTGCGCCGCGGCCCCCTCGGGCTTCGCAATGGGGATCACCGCGTACCCGCGCGGGTCGAGGTGCTCGGTCAGCCGCTTGATCGCGCCGCCCTTGCCCGCGGCGTCCCATCCCTCGAAGACGACGACGAGGGGTGCGCGCTCGACGTAGCAGCGGAACTCCAGCTCGCGCAGGCGCTCCTGCGCGGCCTTGAGCTCCTTCGCGTACCGGCTGCGCGGGAGCTTCGCCGAGAGGTCCACGCGGGCGAGGGGCGAGTCGCCCGGAATCGCCGGCGGCCGCTTCAGCGGATCGGCGTGCCGCTTCCCCTTCGGCGCCCGCTTCATCTGCGCCGGCGTCAACGGCTCGGGCGGAGTGATCCCGCGCGCCATCAGCGCCCGCCGCATCGCGGCGATCGTCTCCCTCAGGATCTTCACGCGGCGGAAGCGTTGCTCCTCCGCCTCCACGAGGACCCACGGCGCGTTGTGGGTGTTGGTGAGGGCGAGGGTCTCCTCGACGACGGCGACGACCTTCTTGTACTTCAGCCGGCCGAGGCCGAGGGGCTCGCGGGTGCGCCAGCGCTGGTACGGCTCCTTCTCCCACGCCTTCAGGCGCCGGCGATGCTCCTTGCGCGAGACGTGGAGCCAGAACTTCACGACGAGCATCCCGTCGTCGGTGAGCTGCCGCTCGAAATCCTTGGCGTCGTCGACGGCGCGCTCCCAGCGCGGGCGGTCGAGCGCCCCGTCGAGCCGGGCGATCGTGAGGTCGTGGTACCAGGAGCGGTCGAAGATCGTCATCTCGTTCCGGGCCGGAAGCCTCCGCCAGAAGCGCCACAGGGTCGGACGCATCGCCTCGTCCTCGCTCGGCTGGCGCGGGGCGAACACCTTGAAGCCGCGCGGGTCCATGTGCTCGACGAGGGTCGCGATCGCGTCCCCCTTGCCCGCGCCGTCCCATCCTTCGAAAACGAGCATCACCGGGAGCCCCGCCTCCCGGGCGGCGCGCTGGAGCAGGCCGAGCTCCAGGCCCGACCGCTCGATCGCGTTCCTGTAATCGGATTTCGGCAGCCGGAGCCGGAGATCGAGCGTTTCGAGCATCGTTCGGCCTCTCCCCGGAGCGAAAGCTAGGAGGAAGCGCGTCCGGGCGCAACGGGACTTTTTCCGATCCGGGCCTAGATTCGGGCGGAGAACCGGGAGGAGTCGCCGTGATCCTGCTGCCGATCGGCCACGAAGAGGAAGGGACGCGTCGTCTGCCATGGGTGACGTTCGGGATCATGATCCTGTGCGTGCTCGCGTTCGTCGCGACGGGATTCGGGGGCTCGCGCTCGGAGTTCGAGGCGATCGACGCGACCGAGGAGGCCGCGGAGTACTGGATCGAGCATCCGTACCTGCGCCTGGATCCGCGCCTCGAGGCGACGATGCACGGCCCCGGCACGCGCAAGGACGCGCGCGAGGCCTTCCAGGAGGGGATGAAAACCTTCTCGGAGGCGCCGGACGACCCGGAGACGCTCGCCGCCGAGCAGGCGGAGCTCGACCGGCTCACGCAGGTGGCGATGAACACCTCCCCCGCGCATCCCTTCTACCGCTTCGGGCTCGTCCCGGCGAAGTTCTCGTTCGTCGCGTTGTTCACGCACATGTTCCTCCACGCCGGGTGGCTGCACCTGCTCGGCAACCTGTTCATCCTCTACCTCGCCGGGCCGTTCGTGGAGGACGTCTGGGGGCGCCCCCTCTACGCGGCGTTCTACGCGGCGTGCGGCGTCGTCGCCGCGCTGAGCTTCGCGCTCCCGCACCTCGGCGTGAACGAGCCGATGGTCGGAGCGTCGGGCGCGATCGCGGGAGTCATGGGGGCCTTCGCCGTGCGTTACGCCGGAACCAAGGTCCACATGTTCTGGGCGGTCGGGTTGTGGATGCGCGGGACCTTCTGGGCGCCGGCCTGGGTGATGCTCGGGATCTGGTTCGCGCAGCAGGTCTTTTACGCCGTGCTCACGCACGGCAGCGCCGGCGAGGCGGGCGGGGGCGTGGCCTTCCTCGCCCACGTCGGCGGATTCGTCGCGGGCGCCGGGATCGCGTTCGGCATGAAACGGCTGCGCGCGGAGGAGCGGTGGCTCGCCGACGCGATCGACGCCAAGGCGAACAAACGCCTCGTCGACAACGCCGAGGTCGCCCAGGCCCTCGAGCTCGCGGCGGCGGGGAACGCCGCGGGCGCCTACGCGCGCCTGGAGGCCGAGGTACGTCGCGCCCCCGCCAACGGCGATGCCGTGCTCGCGTGGTGGTCCGTGGCGATCGAGCTCGAGCGGGCCCGCGACGCCGCGCCCGCGATGGCGCGCCTCGTCCAGGAGGAGGCGCGGCGAGGTCAGGTCGACCTCGCGATCGATCACTGGCTCGAGCTGCGCGAGAAGGTCCCCGGCGTCGCCGTCGAGCCGCTCACCCTCGTGCGCCTGGCCGGCGTGCTCGGTGAGCGCGGCCACGCCAAGGAAGCGGTGGAAGCGCTCAAGCGCGCGCTGATGGCCGCGGGGAAGGCGCCGACGCCGGCGACGGCGCTGCGCATCGCCGCCGCCGCCGCGGATCTGGATCCGGCGGTCGCTCGCGCGGCGGTCCAGGTGGCGCTGTCGCGCCCCGACCTCGACGCCGCCGGTCGTCGCCAGGCCGAATCGCTCCGGGAGCGCCTGACTCCGGTCGCGCGCTAGCCGGCCCGGACGCGCGGACGCGGGCTCAGGCCCGCGCGAGCCTCGCGGCGAGCGCAGCCCCCGCGCGGGGGTGTGCGTCGAGGGCGTCGAGGAACGCCGTCTCCCGGCGGGCCGCCTTCGCCCGGACGACCGCCGCGAGCGCGCGGCGCTGCGCGGGCGTCCATGCGTCCATCCCGGGAAGGGACGCGACGACCGGGGCGAGGCGGCTCCACCAGGCGCGTTCGGTGGCGCTCCATCCGCGGAACGACCGCACGCCGCACGCCGCCTGCGCGCGATCCCCGGCGCCGGGATCCAGCGCGAGGCCCAGGCGCGGGGCGCGCGCGACCCAGGCCCGCGTCCCCGGCTCCGGCTCGAAATAGAGGTGGGAGGCCGCGAGCGCCTCGAGGGTGGGCGCCGTCGACCGGTGCCCCGGGTTCCGGCGCAGGCGATCGCGCTCCCGCGACTCGATCGCGCGCACCTCCGGGTCCTTCGGTCGAAACCCGAGCTTGCGGTAGAACCACCAGGCCCCCGACTCGATCCCCTCCGCGTTGCCGTGCCCCAGCTGGTACGGCTCGATCGAGAAGGCGCGCGCGCCGAACACCGCACGGGAAACGGCCAGCACCCGCGAGAAGACCCTCGCCGCGTCGAGCCCCCGGTACGTCGGGAAGGTGTTGAACGCCACCTCGGCGGCGGAGAGCAGGACGTCGGTCTGCACGTAGCCGATCGGAACGCCGTTGCGCACGGTGAGCCAGCCGTAGGCGGCCGGGAGCGGCAGGCGACGGTCCGGGAGCATCCCGATCAAGACGAAGCGCAGCCCGTCGCCGTCGTCGACGACGCGCACGTCCCCGGGGTTCCCCCAGGCGAACGCGTCCAGGTCGCGCGACCGCGTGACCATCGCCTCCCGGGCGAGGTCGATCAGGCGCTCCGCCTCGCGCGGCGGCACCGCGCGCACGGCGTGCGGCGGCCGTCGCATCTCCGTCACGAGATCGGGACGCCGCCCCGCGTGCGCCCCGCGGCCGAAGCTCGCCGTCCCTCCCGGAAGCCGCGCGAGGGTCCGGCTCGGGGCTCCGGGGCCGGCCTCCAGCACGTAGGCGGCGTCGATCCCGTCGTGCAGCGCCTCCTTGGGGCCCGGTCCGGCCTCGAGCGAGGCGAGCCGCCCGACGAGGTACGCGGCGTCGGTCGCGCGCCCGCGCAGCCGGTCGAGCGTCGCCCACGCCGACCCGTCGAACCGTTTCGCCGCTTCCGCCGCGACCGCCGGGAGCAAGGCGGGGAGCGCGGCGCGCAGACGCGGCTCGGGGTCGGGTGCCCGGCGGTCGTAACGCAGCCGGTCGGGCCAGCGCGAGGCGAGCCAGCGGGCCATCGGCCAGAAGAAGCGGTAGCGGATCGCCGTGCCCGCCAGACCACTGTCGCCGAGGGCCTCGCGGTGTCGCGCGAGGTCGCGACGCCGGGGGAACGCGACGAGCGCGCGCTCGACCGCGTCGAGGATCTCGCGGTCGTCGGGGTAGGCGCGAAGCCGGCAGAGCAGCTCGTGCAGGCGCAGGACCGAGGCCGCGCTCGGAAGCGTCGCCTTCGCGAGCCGGCGGACGAGCGCCAGCTTCTCGGCGGCCGTGTCCCCGTCGCTGCGATCGGCGATCGCCGCCAGGCGGCGGAGGTCGCGCGGCACGGGGTTCACCCGGCGCACTCCACCAGGACGCGGCCTCGCACGCGCCGATCGAGCAACGGCTCGAATTCCCCCAGGATCGACGCCAGGGGCACCACCTTCGAGACGATCGCCTCGAGGTCGCGCGGCTTCATCGGGCCGGCGAGCTGGTCCCACAGGGCGCGCCGCAACGGCATCGCGCAGTCCATCGAGCTGACCCCGAGGAGACTCACTCCGCGCAGGATGAACGGGAACACCGTCGTCCGGAGGTCGGGCCCGCCGGCGTTCCCGACCGACGCGACGCTCCCCCACGGCTTCACGTGCGGGAGCAGCGAGGAGAGCAGCGTGCCGCCGACGTTGTCCACGACGCCGCCGAAGCGGGCGCGCTCGAGCGCCTTCGAGCCGAGCCCCAGGCCTTCCGGAGTCGAGACCTCCGCCGCCCCGAGCCCGCGAAGGTACGCGTGGTGCTCCTTCCGCGACGAGACGCCGATCACCTCGTACCCGCGTGCGGCGAGAATCGCCACGGCGATCGAACCCACGCCCCCCGCCGCCCCGGTCACCACGATCGGCCCCGCCTCCGGCCGCTGCCCGATCGTCTCGAGGCGGTGGACCGCGAGCGCAGCGGAGAATCCCGCGGTCCCCAGCGCCATCGCCTCGCGCAGCTCGAGCCCCTCGGGCATCGGCACGACCCAGTCGGCGGGGACGCGCACGCGCTCGGCGAACCCGCCGTCCTGCGTCTCCCCCAGCCCCATCCCGGTGACGAGGACCGGCTGACCCTCGCGAAAACGCGGGTCCGACGAGGCGGCGACCGTGCCCGCGACATCGATCCCCGCGACGAGCGGAAGCCGCTTGAGGATCCGGCCCTTGCCGGTGACCGCGAGGGCGTCCTTGTAGTTGATCCCGGAGAAGGCGGCCCGGATCACCACCTCGCCGGGGCCGAGATCGTCGAGCTCGAGGCGCACGAGGCGACCCTCGACCCGATCCCCTTCCTGGAAGACACGACACGCGAGAAAGCTCAAGGCGACCTCCCGACCGGATGCCGCATGATACGGCCTCTCGACGGAGGAGGATCCATGAAGGCGATGGCGCTGGCGATCGCGGCCGGGTGCTGCTGGGGCATCGGCGAGGCGTGCACGAAATCGGTCCTGCACACGGGGAAGATCGGCCCCCTGACCGCGATCGCGGTGCGGTCGGCGATCGCGCTGCCGGTCCTCGGCCTGGCGTGGTGGATCGCGACGCACGGGATCGCGTTCGAGCCCCGCGGCGCCCTCAAGGCGCTCGGCGCCGCGGACCTCCTCAAGCTCGTGATCGGCTCGGGGCTCGTCGCGGGCGCCGGCGGGATGATCTGCTTCTACGGCGCGCTCAGCCTCGGCGACCTCTCGCAGGTGAAGCCCGTGGCCTTCACGGTCGCCCCCGCGCTCGCGACGCTTCTCGGGTGGCTCGTCCTCGGCGAGGGGATGTCGTGGCGGAAGGGAATCGCCGTCCTGCTCATCCTCGCCGGAGTGGTCCTGCTGACCGGAGGCGGCGTTGCGCGCCCTCGTTGAGGATCCCTACGCCCTCGCCGCCGAGCTCGGCCTGAAGGTCCCTCCCTCGGTGCTCGTCCGCGACGCCGCGCACGCCCGCGGCCTCGACCTCAAAACCCCGCGCGTCGTCGTGAAGGCCGTCTCCTCCGCCATCGTCC is a window of Candidatus Polarisedimenticolaceae bacterium DNA encoding:
- a CDS encoding S41 family peptidase, which produces MRRLGIALAFLFATSAFPAEGYLRQPVLNGDTIVFAAEGDLWTASAKGGVARRLTVHPGFESFPAISPDGKWVAFTGAYDGNADAFVVPIAGGEPRRLTWHPAADLVVGWTPDGKFILVRSNREMPHGDPELFQIPAGGGDASKLPLGWAGRLAIEPSTGRWAFTRTVTENFTWKRYRGGTASDIWVGDPSKADFKNVTNFEGTDAFPMWHGGRVWFLSDKGGTANLWSMLPDGSDRKRQTDVAPWDVRTPSMAPDGRIAFVLAGDVHVFDPASGKQAKVAIDLPSDRVLARVRYSDAVRFMSGLDLSPDGERLAIVTRGEIFSVPVKKGVTLPVTRGSGARERAASFSHDGKSIVYVTDASREEEIRTIDAWGRGDAKTVKPPAEGSWHFAPAPSPDGKWIAYSDGTQTLWVIPAAGGAPVKVDRSNQAEIRGYAWSPDGRWLAYSKVEDNDYASIFVYDTTGAKVVRVTTATTNDHSPAWDPDGRYLYFLSDRFTNPIVGNVDWNNVDYRQTKPFAVALRRDVPNPFAELAGLPPKDDEKKKEEGKKKDEDKKKGDEAKKDEPPKPVAIDLDGIADRIVAFPVDRGYYVGMFATAKAVFWAALPPKGMAEQPGLFEEAGPEATLMIFDLEKKKAKPFMEGISDAVLAAKGGKIAIMKKPGEVFVVGADAPPAPDALGEAAVDLSGVVVELDPREEWAQIYHQAWREMRDFYWDPGMGGLDWKGIRDRYATLLPRLSIRDDLRDLIGEVIGELATSHTYTWGGDQGVEPRGVPTGLLGADLEREGTAFKVARIYRGDPADNVRSPLDEPGVGVKEGDYLLAVNHRPFEAGLPFEAHLEALAGKRVVLTVNAKPETAGSREVVVVPMPGDGGLRYADWVRRNREYVASKTGGKIGYLHVPDMWIDGLVRFNTWFYPQLDKEGLVVDIRWNGGGAVSQMLLERLRRKVVSFDRSRGGGISTYPARVLNGPFVVLTNEFAGSDGDIFPHSVQLEKLAPVIGMRSWGGVVGIRGDKPLVDGGMVTHPEFAWWDPKNGWGLENRGVIPDIVVPNLPQELAKGVDAQLDRGIAEVLALHAKNPPVKPAFGPVEHKGRESFRGEPK
- a CDS encoding zf-TFIIB domain-containing protein — protein: MRRLIRCPSCNRQYDATARAAGDFVRCRCGSRVPVGGDPPRDAAVVRCASCGAPREGAAPACRYCGSDFTIHEQDLLTICPACLARISSKARYCHHCATAIAPEEIGGEETERHCPACGDGKRLRSRALGAEGISVLECVRCAGLWLSTEAFQALRDRTLQATDPSPDPATVRAETRRRANPTPAKGRMYRKCPVCAELMTRINYAKRSGILLDRCALHGIWFDAQELEAALRWIRIGGERLARERDLREERERESLRRFRVEPKDPNDPRADTNAWGEERHNVVPWILGKLFG
- the pap gene encoding polyphosphate:AMP phosphotransferase, which produces MLETLDLRLRLPKSDYRNAIERSGLELGLLQRAAREAGLPVMLVFEGWDGAGKGDAIATLVEHMDPRGFKVFAPRQPSEDEAMRPTLWRFWRRLPARNEMTIFDRSWYHDLTIARLDGALDRPRWERAVDDAKDFERQLTDDGMLVVKFWLHVSRKEHRRRLKAWEKEPYQRWRTREPLGLGRLKYKKVVAVVEETLALTNTHNAPWVLVEAEEQRFRRVKILRETIAAMRRALMARGITPPEPLTPAQMKRAPKGKRHADPLKRPPAIPGDSPLARVDLSAKLPRSRYAKELKAAQERLRELEFRCYVERAPLVVVFEGWDAAGKGGAIKRLTEHLDPRGYAVIPIAKPEGAAAQRHYLWRFWDQLPKAGHFGIFDRSWYGRVLVERVEGFCSEAEWRRAYEEINEFEQALHDSGCAIVKFWLHIGPDEQLRRFREREASPIKNFKIVDEDWRNRAKWPPYLEAVSDMLRRTSTVYAPWTIVEANDKLHARVKIVKTVVQALEKRLGT
- a CDS encoding rhomboid family intramembrane serine protease, with translation MILLPIGHEEEGTRRLPWVTFGIMILCVLAFVATGFGGSRSEFEAIDATEEAAEYWIEHPYLRLDPRLEATMHGPGTRKDAREAFQEGMKTFSEAPDDPETLAAEQAELDRLTQVAMNTSPAHPFYRFGLVPAKFSFVALFTHMFLHAGWLHLLGNLFILYLAGPFVEDVWGRPLYAAFYAACGVVAALSFALPHLGVNEPMVGASGAIAGVMGAFAVRYAGTKVHMFWAVGLWMRGTFWAPAWVMLGIWFAQQVFYAVLTHGSAGEAGGGVAFLAHVGGFVAGAGIAFGMKRLRAEERWLADAIDAKANKRLVDNAEVAQALELAAAGNAAGAYARLEAEVRRAPANGDAVLAWWSVAIELERARDAAPAMARLVQEEARRGQVDLAIDHWLELREKVPGVAVEPLTLVRLAGVLGERGHAKEAVEALKRALMAAGKAPTPATALRIAAAAADLDPAVARAAVQVALSRPDLDAAGRRQAESLRERLTPVAR
- a CDS encoding YhdH/YhfP family quinone oxidoreductase; translated protein: MSFLACRVFQEGDRVEGRLVRLELDDLGPGEVVIRAAFSGINYKDALAVTGKGRILKRLPLVAGIDVAGTVAASSDPRFREGQPVLVTGMGLGETQDGGFAERVRVPADWVVPMPEGLELREAMALGTAGFSAALAVHRLETIGQRPEAGPIVVTGAAGGVGSIAVAILAARGYEVIGVSSRKEHHAYLRGLGAAEVSTPEGLGLGSKALERARFGGVVDNVGGTLLSSLLPHVKPWGSVASVGNAGGPDLRTTVFPFILRGVSLLGVSSMDCAMPLRRALWDQLAGPMKPRDLEAIVSKVVPLASILGEFEPLLDRRVRGRVLVECAG
- a CDS encoding DMT family transporter; protein product: MKAMALAIAAGCCWGIGEACTKSVLHTGKIGPLTAIAVRSAIALPVLGLAWWIATHGIAFEPRGALKALGAADLLKLVIGSGLVAGAGGMICFYGALSLGDLSQVKPVAFTVAPALATLLGWLVLGEGMSWRKGIAVLLILAGVVLLTGGGVARPR